From Pagrus major chromosome 2, Pma_NU_1.0, one genomic window encodes:
- the nrgnb gene encoding neurogranin (protein kinase C substrate, RC3) b isoform X1, whose protein sequence is MSVPFSNTHLRVPRGFGTILEGLAREVLRDQPEDIPEYAALYFDALLKQREDSGMDPAEWAAKLEDRFYNNHAFKATGASPEKEPAAEVTISKEKSNESQTGDESSHSAEASNLSTTQPNVSEEVDLTESTGEEDEKHDITEEHVISTEKGLSEEESVKRLRAADAQSDELSGTEEEDDPTTLDQVGRAASEKYSSPTDSSSFGGISNVDVCAQELRMGEDEGGDRQETAAEDKEIVDSEEEEKTEAEEPVEVYPYSGLADVDVCAAELVGAERTVEGATAEDNTLVIEEESSKPQPEETVVQDNQQVAEDQAEKAKEEEGTETETPSGGAHESLTHIEGDLDSNVIPKEDSLVEISFEDVPEAQQNKEVGEKQPEVLNTNILEMLQEEESEEVSAAATDQNISGTQDHDEPEMVGAEKDLNPEGEEMKSQHEASDIVKEKVDTTDSNLNDSKDDEKGEGVKTIDSSHQPTSEAEAESPEHETDLKNEETQKISEDEFHQNESNDPDVKEEDTTDTKGGNEEEDMRTEGHGEVEDQEINDGGAGNHLSEVTQTNISTAAMEAESETLEQLPEENEESQRTLVESQPEDAEGEKQVTSKERTSEAEGLVEEGKIDSAIQEKSDAMCEESSISHTQSADRLADDHQGEETQLGSEEDTTEPEGHSGDKQEDCSRPQEEEDIMDIPLDDPEANRAAAKIQAGFRGHMTRKKMKPEDKAEGEERQEDRGQ, encoded by the exons atgtcagtgccTTTCTCCAACACTCACCTGCGGGTCCCGCGAGGTTTTGGTACCATCCTAGAGGGTCTGGCCCGAGAAGTCCTGCGAGACCAGCCTGAAGACATCCCTGAATATGCTGCACTGTACTTCGATGCTCTTCTCAAACAAAGAGAAG ATAGTGGCATGGACCCTGCTGAGTGGGCTGCTAAACTGGAAGATAGATTCTACAACAACCATGCATTCAAGGCTACTGGG GCTAGTCCTGAAAAAGAGCCTGCAGCAGAGGTGACCATTTCCAA AGAAAAATCAAATGAGTCCCAAACTGGAGATGAATCGAGTCATTCAGCAGAAGCCTCAAATCTTTCCACCACACAACCTAATGTCTCTGAAGAGGTTGATTTAACTGAAAGcacaggagaagaagatgaaaaaCATGATATTACAGAGGAACATGTTATTTCAACGGAAAAAGGACTTTCAGAAGAGGAATCAGTCAAAAGGCTCCGAGCTGCAGATGCACAGTCAGATGAACTGAGTgggacagaagaggaggacgaCCCGACAACATTGGATCAAGTTGGCAGGGCAGCTAGTGAAAAATATAGCAGCCCCACTGACTCGTCTTCGTTCGGAGGGATTTCAAACGTAGATGTGTGTGCTCAGGAGTTAAGAATGGGGGAAGATGAGGGAGGTGATAGACAAGAGACCGCAGCTGAAGATAAAGAGATCGTAGACTcggaagaagaggaaaaaacgGAAGCTGAAGAACCAGTGGAGGTCTATCCGTATTCTGGGCTAGCTGATGTAGATGTGTGTGCTGCAGAGCTTGTaggagcagagaggacagtggaAGGAGCCACTGCTGAAGATAATACACTTGTTATTGAAGAGGAAAGCTCAAAACCCCAACCTGAAGAAACTGTTGTGCAAGACAATCAACAAGTAGCAGAAGACCAGGCAGAAAAagcaaaggaggaggaaggaacaGAGACTGAGACTCCTTCTGGGGGAGCACATGAAAGTTTAACTCATATAGAGGGTGATTTAGACAGTAATGTAATACCAAAGGAGGATTCATTGGTTGAGATAAGCTTTGAAGATGTTCCAGAGGCTCAGCAGAATAAAGAAGTTGGGGAGAAACAGCCAGAGGTCTTAAACACTAATATATTGGAAATGCTACAGGAGGAAGAATCTGAGGAAGTgagtgcagcagcaacagaccAAAATATATCAGGTACACAAGACCATGATGAACCTGAAATGGTGGGAGCTGAAAAGGATCTTAACCCTGAAGGTGAGGAAATGAAAAGTCAACACGAGGCATCTGATATAGTGAAGGAGAAGGTGGACACCACTGACTCTAATTTAAATGATAGTAAGGATGATGAGAAGGGAGAAGGTGTTAAAACCATCGACTCGTCACATCAGCCCACCAGCGAGGCAGAAGCAGAGAGCCCGGAGCATGAAACTGATCTTAAAAATGAAGAAACCCAGAAGATAAGTGAAGACGAATTTCACCAGAATGAGTCGAACGACCCTGACGTTAAAGAAgaagacacaacagacacaaagggaggaaacGAAGAGGAGGACATGCGTACAGAAGGCCACGGTGAGGTGGAGGACCAAGAGATAAATGATGGTGGTGCAGGAAATCACTTGTCAGAAGTAACCCAGACAAATATATCAACTGCTGCAATGGAGGCAGAGAGTGAAACTCTAGAGCAACTACCAGAGGAGAACGAGGAGAGTCAGAGAACACTTGTGGAGTCACAGCCAGAGgatgcagagggagaaaaacaggTCACTTCAAAGGAGAGAACATCAGAAGCAGAGGGACTTGTGGAAGAGGGAAAGATTGATTCTGCAATACAAGAAAAGAGTGATGCAATGTGTGAAGAGAGCAGCATCAGCCACACTCAGAGTGCAGATCGGCTGGCTGATGACCACCAAGGAGAGGAAACTCAGCTTGGTTCTGAAGAGGACACCACCGAGCCTGAAGGCCACAGTGGTGACAAG CAGGAGGACTGCAGCCGGccccaggaggaggaggacatcatGGACATCCCCCTGGACGACCCAGAGGCCAACAGGGCTGCTGCCAAGATCCAGGCTGGCTTCCGTGGCCACATGACCCGTAAGAAGATGAAGCCGGAGGACAAAGCAGAAGGGGAGGAG AGACAGGAGGATCGGGGGCAGTAG
- the nrgnb gene encoding neurogranin (protein kinase C substrate, RC3) b isoform X2, with product MSVPFSNTHLRVPRGFGTILEGLAREVLRDQPEDIPEYAALYFDALLKQREDSGMDPAEWAAKLEDRFYNNHAFKATGASPEKEPAAEVTISKEKSNESQTGDESSHSAEASNLSTTQPNVSEEVDLTESTGEEDEKHDITEEHVISTEKGLSEEESVKRLRAADAQSDELSGTEEEDDPTTLDQVGRAASEKYSSPTDSSSFGGISNVDVCAQELRMGEDEGGDRQETAAEDKEIVDSEEEEKTEAEEPVEVYPYSGLADVDVCAAELVGAERTVEGATAEDNTLVIEEESSKPQPEETVVQDNQQVAEDQAEKAKEEEGTETETPSGGAHESLTHIEGDLDSNVIPKEDSLVEISFEDVPEAQQNKEVGEKQPEVLNTNILEMLQEEESEEVSAAATDQNISGTQDHDEPEMVGAEKDLNPEGEEMKSQHEASDIVKEKVDTTDSNLNDSKDDEKGEGVKTIDSSHQPTSEAEAESPEHETDLKNEETQKISEDEFHQNESNDPDVKEEDTTDTKGGNEEEDMRTEGHGEVEDQEINDGGAGNHLSEVTQTNISTAAMEAESETLEQLPEENEESQRTLVESQPEDAEGEKQVTSKERTSEAEGLVEEGKIDSAIQEKSDAMCEESSISHTQSADRLADDHQGEETQLGSEEDTTEPEGHSGDKEDCSRPQEEEDIMDIPLDDPEANRAAAKIQAGFRGHMTRKKMKPEDKAEGEERQEDRGQ from the exons atgtcagtgccTTTCTCCAACACTCACCTGCGGGTCCCGCGAGGTTTTGGTACCATCCTAGAGGGTCTGGCCCGAGAAGTCCTGCGAGACCAGCCTGAAGACATCCCTGAATATGCTGCACTGTACTTCGATGCTCTTCTCAAACAAAGAGAAG ATAGTGGCATGGACCCTGCTGAGTGGGCTGCTAAACTGGAAGATAGATTCTACAACAACCATGCATTCAAGGCTACTGGG GCTAGTCCTGAAAAAGAGCCTGCAGCAGAGGTGACCATTTCCAA AGAAAAATCAAATGAGTCCCAAACTGGAGATGAATCGAGTCATTCAGCAGAAGCCTCAAATCTTTCCACCACACAACCTAATGTCTCTGAAGAGGTTGATTTAACTGAAAGcacaggagaagaagatgaaaaaCATGATATTACAGAGGAACATGTTATTTCAACGGAAAAAGGACTTTCAGAAGAGGAATCAGTCAAAAGGCTCCGAGCTGCAGATGCACAGTCAGATGAACTGAGTgggacagaagaggaggacgaCCCGACAACATTGGATCAAGTTGGCAGGGCAGCTAGTGAAAAATATAGCAGCCCCACTGACTCGTCTTCGTTCGGAGGGATTTCAAACGTAGATGTGTGTGCTCAGGAGTTAAGAATGGGGGAAGATGAGGGAGGTGATAGACAAGAGACCGCAGCTGAAGATAAAGAGATCGTAGACTcggaagaagaggaaaaaacgGAAGCTGAAGAACCAGTGGAGGTCTATCCGTATTCTGGGCTAGCTGATGTAGATGTGTGTGCTGCAGAGCTTGTaggagcagagaggacagtggaAGGAGCCACTGCTGAAGATAATACACTTGTTATTGAAGAGGAAAGCTCAAAACCCCAACCTGAAGAAACTGTTGTGCAAGACAATCAACAAGTAGCAGAAGACCAGGCAGAAAAagcaaaggaggaggaaggaacaGAGACTGAGACTCCTTCTGGGGGAGCACATGAAAGTTTAACTCATATAGAGGGTGATTTAGACAGTAATGTAATACCAAAGGAGGATTCATTGGTTGAGATAAGCTTTGAAGATGTTCCAGAGGCTCAGCAGAATAAAGAAGTTGGGGAGAAACAGCCAGAGGTCTTAAACACTAATATATTGGAAATGCTACAGGAGGAAGAATCTGAGGAAGTgagtgcagcagcaacagaccAAAATATATCAGGTACACAAGACCATGATGAACCTGAAATGGTGGGAGCTGAAAAGGATCTTAACCCTGAAGGTGAGGAAATGAAAAGTCAACACGAGGCATCTGATATAGTGAAGGAGAAGGTGGACACCACTGACTCTAATTTAAATGATAGTAAGGATGATGAGAAGGGAGAAGGTGTTAAAACCATCGACTCGTCACATCAGCCCACCAGCGAGGCAGAAGCAGAGAGCCCGGAGCATGAAACTGATCTTAAAAATGAAGAAACCCAGAAGATAAGTGAAGACGAATTTCACCAGAATGAGTCGAACGACCCTGACGTTAAAGAAgaagacacaacagacacaaagggaggaaacGAAGAGGAGGACATGCGTACAGAAGGCCACGGTGAGGTGGAGGACCAAGAGATAAATGATGGTGGTGCAGGAAATCACTTGTCAGAAGTAACCCAGACAAATATATCAACTGCTGCAATGGAGGCAGAGAGTGAAACTCTAGAGCAACTACCAGAGGAGAACGAGGAGAGTCAGAGAACACTTGTGGAGTCACAGCCAGAGgatgcagagggagaaaaacaggTCACTTCAAAGGAGAGAACATCAGAAGCAGAGGGACTTGTGGAAGAGGGAAAGATTGATTCTGCAATACAAGAAAAGAGTGATGCAATGTGTGAAGAGAGCAGCATCAGCCACACTCAGAGTGCAGATCGGCTGGCTGATGACCACCAAGGAGAGGAAACTCAGCTTGGTTCTGAAGAGGACACCACCGAGCCTGAAGGCCACAGTGGTGACAAG GAGGACTGCAGCCGGccccaggaggaggaggacatcatGGACATCCCCCTGGACGACCCAGAGGCCAACAGGGCTGCTGCCAAGATCCAGGCTGGCTTCCGTGGCCACATGACCCGTAAGAAGATGAAGCCGGAGGACAAAGCAGAAGGGGAGGAG AGACAGGAGGATCGGGGGCAGTAG